In Aedes albopictus strain Foshan chromosome 3, AalbF5, whole genome shotgun sequence, the genomic window taattgcTTTATCCCAAAACATAATGATCTACATTCCTTCGGCCTGCATCTTCTGCTTGATCCAGGCGATAAAATCAGAAACTTTTACGTATGTTCCGGGCACGTTCGCACTACCGCAGCCAATTTGACGAGCAATGATCCCGGCCTGAACAAACGCACCATCACGTTGACATGCCAGCGGAGAACCGCCATCTATCTTGCAAATATCCAAGCCAGCACACGTAAAACTTTTGTGAAAATGAAAGAATGGACCAAATCTGGCTCGGAACAGCTGATTGCACTTCTGTCGCGGTATCATCGGTAATTCAATCATTTTCGGCACTTTCGAGAACTTTCCCTCCTCTTTGTCCCAACCGGGAACTATGCACCGCTGGTCGTCGAAATTGTCACCGGTATTCGGCAAGCAGATCGGGTTGATGTGCACGTTCAGGCTAGCTCGTCGATCCAGGATCAGCAAAGCCAAATTGTTGTGAGCGATTTGATCCAGGTAGTTTTCATGCAGAATTATTTTCCGAACACCAAGATTCTGAAATTCGAGAAATTATCTTGATCGTGTCTATCTTTCTTATAAGCGCAATGGtatgtacacagacaaacagacataacacttcgaacaatttacgattcaaatcatagtcacggaaacatattcgcccaatgctaaaaggactaagtttggccgaccatcaactaggtggcggtagtgagcaaacgtcaaactcgaacaaaaactatgcgagcgccacgggtgggcagttgaccacctattcaattttgaaaaaaaaaaaaccgttaaaTCAATATACGATGGGaactatcagagtgttacgtccgtttgtctgtggtatgtacaaCAGCTAGAATTTCTATTCAAATGCATGTTGCAAAGATCATACCTGGTGCTGCGGCGGTTCATTATCCGTTACGTTGTCCCATTCGCCTAATCGAACCACCAGAGTGTCCAATTCGTTAATCGAAGGTTTAACACAGTGCGCTGCCGTTAGAACGACTTGTGGGTGGATCAGGGATCCACCGCAGAAGTACTGTGAACTTTCGATGTCCAGAAGAGTTTCACGTTTCAACAGTGCTGCATTCCATGGGAATTCGCCAAACTGCCCGGTGCCACTTCTGGAAGTTCGGTACACTAGCCCACAGGTTGGTGGTAGCGATTTGATGGCACTACTTGAATCATTCTTCAGTAAAGGAACGTGTTGCTCTATCAGTTTAGAAGAAACACCTACTTTCACAGCGCAGCATTGTAGCAAAAATTCCCCGCACGAATCCGTTTGGTCGTCTAGACTAGggtgttaaggtgaatatataacgaagccacacctcaaattttcaagagcacaaatctgaggaaccaaaacaTGGATTGTGCTGAAAAGTTTATCGATTGGTGATCCGctagtggtgaccaatcgattaaTTTTTCAGTGCAATCCAACTGTcggttcttaagatttgtgcttttgaaaattcgaagtttggctatgttatatattcaccttaacgtaTTGTGTTAGGGtacctacacaccagtcaaacctGACCACACTACCAACTCACtcagacttaaggcgaaactggatccatttcctcactttttggttttcgattttttataaaataacgaagcaatagtttcaaaatcggttttcgtgcacatgtagagtatggatcaaggtatctcctgatttttttccagatggaaaatgtttttagtttttgcagaaaccatttttaagcaaaatttcacaaaaaaaaaatggtttctgcaaaaacgaaaaacattttccacctggaaaaaaaatcaggagattccttgatccatactctacatgtgcacgaaaaccgattttgaaaatattgcttcgttattttataaaaaatcaaaaccaaaaaaaaatgaggaaatgcttccagtttcgccttaatgctcTGGAAAGGGCatatggctttctcagtctttgaatcaagaacgatttatatctacattcccgacgttgtGGCCTGGGAATTTGGCTTTTTCAAGGGTTTCAAAACAGTCGTTACCGGTGCACAGTGAATTATATGCAATTATATACAAATCATCTGAAATAACAACACTTATACATGAAAAGCAATCCATATGCAACAATTTGAAAAACGATAGACGGCGGACACTATGAACCTTGGAAAAGGCCAAATCCCCAGGCCAAAACGTCGAGAATGTAGATAACAATCGTTCTTGATTAAAGACCGAGCATGCCATTTGCTCTTCCCATCAATTTTTCAgttgtatagcgcatttagttcaccactggactatcgcactagttttcacgagtgccaaaacgcaaatagaagtgcgcgattgcatccaatcaacttggtgtcttctgagcacttattcagcatacatcgaagaaatagtgcgccgaagacatcaatttgatttgatgcaatcgcgcagttttattaacgttttcgcacttatgaagactcagtgcgcagtccagtggtgaactaaatgcggtatacataCTACAATCTACTTGATGCTATGTTTGATCGTTTGTGACAAACATTGCCATCACCGAAACGAATTGGACGTTGATGGCCACACGATGTTTCTccaaccgtttgactggtgttaAGGTACCTTTATAGATACTCCGCTCACTTTAAATTCAAACACcaccacacccccccccctcccagcTGGGGCAAGAgtacatttataaaaaaaatattgcgaaTAAAAACGGAAAAAATGCAATGGTTGGTTCAATCACTGCATAGTATCCATTCGTTCCCACCTAATTCTAATCTAGAGAATAGAACAATATAGCACTACATACTCCACATATATTAGTTCTTCGTTGAATCTAATAAAAGAAAAGAATACACATTAGAGATTTGTACCTGACGAATGTATGCAGAACGACCTACGGTATTTCAAAATTGTTGTGAATGTGGATCGATCCATTCCTGCACATTCTAAGTGGAACACAGTAGCCGCCTTCACATTTCTGGAATTGCAATGCAAATTCATTTGTTTTTAAAATCTATATGATAAATTTATATTATACATCGAATGTGTAATTTGCACAATGCACATCCCAATAGGgcgtaactgaaaaaaaaaaacgaaaataacCCGAAAACAACAACCTACATATTTTTACAGTTACAATTTCTATCCCTATCTAGAAGTAATATACTGAGTTGTTCAAATGAATATGCTTAAATGACAAAATGTTGACTTTGTTTACAGTTTacagaaatttgattttttgttcataaGATTACGCCTTTTGTGCGTAGCCTTGTTTTTGCTTGGTTTGGCATTTAATGGAATTACGGCTTTCACTCAAAGAATGAattttgtggagcggatctggttggatggttagaacacttgactatcacgccgaggacctgggatcgaatccctctcccgacaaactcacaaaatgtgagttcttccttcggaagggaagtaaaacgtgggtcccgagatgaactagcccagggctaaaaatctcgttaataaaggaaaaaagaaaaaaaaaaaaaaaaagaatgaatttTAACAATtaaggtagcgaaccacttgggcagcggtcggtattttgggcactcttcactgtggctcagtcaattccaaaccaattaacttgaaattatgtacacggctagatactatacgtatctcatcgcgttccaaaaattatgtcaattggttcaaaattgactgagttatagcagaaaagtgtcaaaataggagatggttccacttccctataaaaGTAatatcaaggaatttttcaatgatgagaaatttatgaaataaaATATGCCACTTCATGATATCGTTACCACGAGTTATGACATCATGACGTTAACGACGATTATCCTTGCTTTCATTTATCCAAACATCATGACTTTGAATCATGGAAACATGTCGGTGAGTCGTAAATAAATATTATAAATGATAAACTGTAGTTTCGTGAATAaggcttatgatttcataaattttcgcCATTCTTTTTAGCCTCTAACGTCGAGGTTACGGTAAAACGAGATCAATAATTACTCGTTTTGTCAGTTTCAGATTTCGGATTTCTTTTTCCGCATATCATCTTTTCACTCCTGTAATTACTTAAGTTCTGCGCTGTCAGTAACTGTCTTTTCGCGAATTTCAGCGGACATATGTCTTACAAATTTATAAATAACTATTCTGTCTTGTTATCAGTGGGATTTCCCAGACGTTTCAAACGAACGTCTACTGCCTATCTATGAAATTACACAGATTGCTTTGCGCCTGTTCTACTGCTTCTGTTGCTAGAATGACTAGAAACATATGTTTGCTTTCGAAGGTAAAGATATTAGACCTGAGGATCCTGCCATCAGTTTTGAAAATTGATTCTCAACCttccttttttttctttcaacatACCTTGAAGTCTTTAAACACATCGACCTCTGCGGATAATTTGTTGCACCAAACAAACCGATCGTAGCTTAATATCAGCGTAATAATACAGACCAGTGCAAAGAGCAGTCTCATCTTTGAATAATTCAACCGATGTACTACTCTCTACAACGTTCACTAGGAAACTGAAATAATAGCGGTTGCGTTCACCGTATACAAAAAAATGTACCGTCGTGTAGAGCTACTTTTTAAAAGCGAAGTTACTCTAAATACATTTGCATTTGGAgatttcaaaatatggttcaaatctgttcaatgtctttgggactattatgaagcaatattgTTTGCTTCACTtcgttgaaattgtttttcaaatagaccttttattgcttgtcaggacgagaaaaaacatcgaataaacaaaaaacaataggtatataccgtcgttgggggtgagaatgggtcaaaaatgcatacttcaACATTAATTCAGTAactaattttgaaaacgacgtataatcaatggtgtagcattgattatacgtcgttctcaaaatttgttactgaattgttcaataacttttgcttctgcgcatgaaaaagtcctttgaccactggaatgtgatctttggtaatgcatgcacaaatgatgaaaacATGTTTGGAGTTcatcaattttccttaaaactacaagtgtatgaaaattgattcattctcaccccttcgaccgaaccgaatttgttccgcattaataacaaagcaagttaataaaattctggtcaaggttgatactacttatcaataatatattatgtgatggatatgagtttgagattctaaaaagtatcaatccatctATAAGTGTGATGTTTCACAGAGCCTTAGAAGTGGAATTTTAAAAAGGCCTTATTTTTAaccttttttcgatgatttatcacGAAATAACTAATTGCTGTAGAAGCATAATTTTTCGACAGGAACTGGTGGCAACTACGAGGATGAAACCATAAAATTGTTGATTcaatattcgcaatatttgatgagatatgtCAGATTATGTTTTGACCCATtctcgcccctctgacccattgtcacctcCAACGACGGCATCCCGTATCAGAACATTtactccacagacaaacagacgtctcactctactcacttcccatcgtttccctttttaacggattacaaagcgcaacttttttttgtctcaagagcaaacttatgtgactCTGataggttttgggccgctgaatccgaatctgggctcagatttgctccagcaggtcacaattttgagctatacctcaatttatacggcaaaatatgcgattgtGGGCTTTTTTGCCTGAATTCTttaggcatggaaatattttttaagcaatcaaaaggtaaattggtcaattaacaactatattaacgactcatgccaaatagttcattttaccaaatcaaatttgctgGATTTTAGCATTGTATggtagtatgtaaacttgcatgcaacttttggagggtgacttgtatgggaaatatcgtacctaacataaatagcttaaaactatcaaattcgatttggtaaaacgaaatattttgcatgactcgttaatttagatgttaattgaccaatttaccttttgattgcttaagaaaaatatttccatgcttagaaGGTGCATTATGTATGTAAAATTATTTTCCCAGCCGATGTACAGATACAAACAAGACACCGACAGTCCTATGTCCATTCGAACAAAAAGCGACTAGTCAGAATGTAAGTCAACTAAAACCCATAATTCAAGCCACCAATAAAAATCCCATTACAgtttccctttgaagaagactcgaaacagagtcgaaacgttgggacaaatctaaaacagtcgttttgattccccaagactgcagcgccgataaagtagctagatcacacatatcagtcgaactctcttaagtacccttattttcaagcttttttcgatgatttatcacAAAATAACTAATTGCTGTAGAAGCCTGATTTTTCGAcaggaactgctggcaactacgaggatgaaaccataaaattgttgattcaatattcgcaatatttgatgagatgtCAGATTATGTTTTGACCCATtctcgcccctctgacccattgtcacctcCAACGACGGCATcccgtatcagaacatttgctccacagacaaacagacgtctcactctactcacttcccatcgtttccctttttaacggattacaaagcgcaacatgtttttttttgtctcaagagcaaacttatgtgtctctgacaggttttgggccgctgaatccgaatctgggctcagatttgctccagcacgtcacaattttgagctatacctcaatttatacgattttgggcttttttgcctGCATTCTttaggcatggaaatattttttttaatcaatcaaaaggtaaattggccaattaacaggctttaggacatttggtcgaatgacatttagtcgaatgacgattgctcgaatgacatttggtcgaaagtacgtttggtcgcaaggacatttggtcgaatggacatttggtcgaaagtttaTTTTAAGATAACGGCTCTAggacttttttttctgttcgggtgagccactgcgaccagtatttagatcttttgtagcattacccgtatccttagtattaagtgcatgtcgtactactccattgtcattgagaggcaatgaagcatcgatatttatccatgcatcgatttttatccatgcatcggaactctagccccatccatgtcttgcttctagtttagtcccaggacaacatagaaaaacccgggactttaggctagttgcaaaactctgtcaaattagagaatgtgttctacaataagaatgcacgtgagtccttgaattaccagaacttaacagtccttgataggttagtacgcagttagatacgtaaagcatgtttgttttcctaacatcaagtgtagtctcgggtgggcaaattccgattctttaactatcagcaaggcagaataaatgcaattttagaaactgacaccagtaacaaggactttgtatcatgaatccttattaccaaaacacattaccctaacttgtcaaaccggatgtcactagggttcggtttggtagatcttgaaccgtaacgcaacacataaaggcgatctacctacgttacgggctccgttaaagaccgagcatattttaaaccccctcaaccattcatccatcagcacgggtcgcctgacaccttggattgaggTTCCCTggttagtggacttttacccccggaacaggttgtccgtagtgttattcttagccaattgagacaaccgctaccgacactacacagctatctaggctgatcgggaaaagaagttaacattgataggACATTAAGTCGAAAGACATTTgatcgaaagtacgtttggtcgaaaggacatttgatCGAATAGCAAACTCAATCGGGCTTAATAATATTGGACAATAGAGCAAATATTACTTTCAAGTGAGTTTACTATTGTTATTCATTTGATAAATTGTTTTCCAGGTGTAGTTTTCGTTGGCGTTGTAAAATTAGCTGACCTTTCATcttagatttttccttctttccaaCATTGGCTTTTCTTTTAAGTTTCCTTTTATTATTGCGCTTTGCTAacatttccatcagaaatttctccttcttttgaaaatatgctattctttcaagttttttgtTTGTGCTGAGAGTGGATATCCTAGTTTTGATTTTTCGTTCTCAAAGATGTTTCTTTCCTTTAAACATATGCTGTTCTTAAAGATTCGTGTTTGTACTGTGTTTGAACGTTATAGCTGATGCCTTTTTTattattcgatattttttcttcttttaaacataggctgttctttcaagtttactaATTGCATTGCGTCTTCATGTATCAACTGCTAAATTTTTCACCAGAGAAGTATCCTTCTTTTGAACACATGTTCTTATTCCGTACTGTGTATGAATGTTAAAGCTGCAGTTTTTATTTTAATCCgaggtttttccttctttagGAGTTTTTATTAAGTCTTTAATTTTACTATGTTCAGATGGTGAGGCTGCAGAGTTTTTATCAAATAGTTTTCCTTCTTTTCAATATAGGCTTTTCTTCCatacagtgttgcatttgaactgagcGCGATCCAAAAATGAAATAAATGcgttaattttttttaacattgacATTGTGGTAATGAGGTGTGAGAAAGTGAATGATGACATGAATCTCTACCAACCTTACTTATGGGCATCCTATAGGGCCAACACGGTCCAGCTCGTTTTATGATGGCCACGTTCAGCAATCTTTCGGATTTtgtaacttt contains:
- the LOC109622183 gene encoding inactive CLIP domain-containing serine protease A8 gives rise to the protein MRLLFALVCIITLILSYDRFVWCNKLSAEVDVFKDFKKCEGGYCVPLRMCRNGSIHIHNNFEIPFNEELIYVDLDDQTDSCGEFLLQCCAVKVGVSSKLIEQHVPLLKNDSSSAIKSLPPTCGLVYRTSRSGTGQFGEFPWNAALLKRETLLDIESSQYFCGGSLIHPQVVLTAAHCVKPSINELDTLVVRLGEWDNVTDNEPPQHQNLGVRKIILHENYLDQIAHNNLALLILDRRASLNVHINPICLPNTGDNFDDQRCIVPGWDKEEGKFSKVPKMIELPMIPRQKCNQLFRARFGPFFHFHKSFTCAGLDICKIDGGSPLACQRDGAFVQAGIIARQIGCGSANVPGTYVKVSDFIAWIKQKMQAEGM